From Herbiconiux flava, one genomic window encodes:
- a CDS encoding VanZ family protein yields MLYAAAVLVVVMWPSPVDEKARGMLARILKGLHDRHLLEFLGYPQVEFLSNVALFIPLGLLLGLLLGRRIWGLAVLLCLAGSVAIELTQYVFLPDRFATVDDVIANTLGGLIGALVAGALLARWRRRRESRLRRRAVALPPPPPRDGWGPGTVQL; encoded by the coding sequence GTGCTGTACGCCGCGGCGGTGCTGGTCGTCGTGATGTGGCCGTCGCCCGTCGACGAGAAGGCGAGAGGGATGCTCGCGCGCATCCTGAAGGGCCTGCACGACCGGCACCTGCTGGAGTTCCTCGGCTACCCGCAGGTCGAGTTCCTCTCGAACGTCGCCCTCTTCATCCCCCTCGGGCTGCTGCTCGGGCTGCTCCTGGGGCGCCGCATCTGGGGTCTCGCGGTGCTGCTCTGCCTCGCCGGCTCGGTCGCGATCGAACTGACCCAGTACGTGTTCCTGCCCGACCGGTTCGCGACGGTCGACGACGTGATCGCCAACACCCTGGGCGGTCTGATCGGGGCGCTCGTGGCCGGCGCACTGCTGGCGCGCTGGCGACGGCGTCGCGAGTCCCGCCTGCGGAGGCGTGCCGTCGCCCTGCCTCCGCCTCCGCCTCGCGACGGCTGGGGGCCGGGCACCGTGCAGCTCTGA
- a CDS encoding sensor histidine kinase, with the protein MSALERPAAGAVSAATLAFGVTALGIAVVLVLLRAAYLPGDAVWPALGFLVPIAVLIPLARRRLGWWATVLHLVVAAVSIGGYSFVILAESGAAVAESPFILALPQLAVIYTVAPAVMGAGNLVAIALAYLLGQAAVLVAATATGRYPSFDGFTAVLTAVVLAVGVADLITRRRAELDSRSVDRARREADALAYQREVETQVIALFHDTVLGELTLISHLTPGPLPDGLAAALRRDLALIETGRLWPDELSGATPALDDIPLPSRVALAVAAARERGLAIDLAGDLASLQRLAPSVAEAVGLALDQVLVNVRRHARTERVEVVVDGAAREVVLMVSDAGVGFDPGGVGPDRLGVQHSILGRIEAVGGRAQLFTAPGSGTAYLFSLPPAPENVWPEPERASG; encoded by the coding sequence ATGTCGGCACTCGAACGGCCCGCCGCCGGCGCGGTCTCGGCGGCCACGCTGGCCTTCGGCGTGACCGCGCTCGGCATCGCCGTCGTGCTGGTGCTGCTGCGCGCCGCCTACCTGCCGGGCGACGCCGTCTGGCCCGCGCTCGGGTTCCTCGTGCCGATCGCCGTGCTGATCCCGCTCGCCCGGCGGCGGCTCGGCTGGTGGGCGACGGTGCTGCACCTCGTGGTGGCGGCGGTGAGCATCGGCGGCTACTCCTTCGTGATCCTCGCCGAGTCGGGGGCGGCGGTCGCCGAGTCGCCGTTCATCCTCGCGCTGCCCCAGCTCGCCGTGATCTACACCGTGGCGCCGGCCGTGATGGGCGCCGGCAACCTCGTCGCCATCGCCCTGGCCTACCTGCTCGGGCAGGCCGCGGTGCTCGTCGCGGCGACCGCGACCGGCCGCTACCCGTCCTTCGACGGCTTCACCGCCGTGCTGACCGCCGTGGTGCTCGCGGTGGGCGTGGCCGACCTGATCACCCGCCGCCGGGCCGAGCTCGACTCCCGCTCGGTCGATCGCGCCCGGCGCGAGGCCGACGCGCTCGCCTACCAGCGCGAGGTCGAGACGCAGGTGATCGCGCTCTTCCACGACACCGTGCTCGGCGAGCTCACGCTGATCTCGCACCTCACGCCCGGGCCGCTCCCCGACGGACTCGCGGCGGCGCTCCGCCGTGACCTCGCCCTGATCGAGACCGGACGGCTCTGGCCCGACGAGCTCTCCGGCGCCACCCCGGCCCTCGACGACATCCCGCTGCCCTCGCGGGTGGCGCTCGCCGTGGCGGCGGCCCGGGAGCGCGGGCTCGCGATCGACCTCGCGGGCGACCTCGCCTCGCTGCAGCGGCTCGCCCCGTCCGTCGCCGAGGCCGTCGGGCTCGCCCTCGACCAGGTGCTCGTCAACGTGCGACGCCATGCCCGCACCGAACGGGTGGAGGTCGTCGTCGACGGTGCCGCCCGGGAGGTGGTGCTGATGGTCAGTGACGCCGGCGTCGGCTTCGACCCGGGCGGGGTGGGCCCCGACCGCCTCGGGGTGCAGCACTCGATCCTCGGCCGTATCGAGGCCGTGGGCGGCCGCGCGCAGCTCTTCACGGCGCCCGGCAGCGGCACGGCCTACCTGTTCAGCCTGCCTCCGGCCCCCGAGAACGTCTGGCCCGAGCCCGAGCGGGCGAGCGGATGA
- a CDS encoding VOC family protein, with product MKLNRVHHIAVIATDYERSKAFYLDVLGCTLLTEVYRAERDSWMGDLALNGEYLIELFSFPNPPARPSGPEATGLRHLAFEVDSVPDARTELVAKGVRCEELRVDPHTGRDMLFFFDPDGQPLELYAAA from the coding sequence GTGAAACTCAACCGCGTGCACCACATCGCCGTCATCGCCACCGACTACGAGCGGTCGAAGGCCTTCTACCTCGACGTGCTCGGCTGCACCCTGCTGACCGAGGTCTACCGCGCCGAGCGCGACTCGTGGATGGGCGATCTCGCCCTGAACGGCGAGTACCTGATCGAGCTGTTCTCCTTCCCGAACCCGCCCGCCCGGCCTTCGGGACCCGAGGCGACCGGCCTCCGTCATCTGGCCTTCGAGGTCGACTCGGTTCCGGATGCGCGGACCGAGCTCGTGGCCAAGGGAGTGCGCTGCGAGGAGCTGCGGGTCGACCCGCACACCGGGCGGGACATGCTGTTCTTCTTCGACCCCGATGGGCAGCCGCTGGAGTTGTATGCCGCGGCGTGA
- a CDS encoding helix-turn-helix transcriptional regulator yields MTNDHDDHDLDRLVAAEDWAGVVAALDTRWSALLANEPQLLRRTITALPAEVLAGHPRWAHAIEYVNRFVENDAPKSTRFRGTAAAPPPRTLLDLLAQLTARAAAGRANGRLADAVAAVREARAAVDEATPVAREQLVQALPELEFQWAMVWEYSGDLDAAVREYGECFDHAVLIDHVVMQARAAGSLAWLHALAGRNVQARNRLAGLPDADGEWWQTRASISAVFAQTLLLIDELRVDAAARTLAAADLAGVTERWPAQKLLAALLVRDAGSALAVLSQIDATAAGQPEAVRSAGESTGFVALARALLFAALGDRAEARAAVAGLGADERSPLGRIALMMEAAAAAEAGDFGAAGRRAAPLIAAATAEPRVLVSAFALTAAAQRHDAATTPSTATATFALALELARTHGLLRSLLVLPRGELAALIAASPAGAVPDALAERLLTAARDPDPDPFATLTPREKAVLAAVLEGQSTASVADALFVSPNTVKTQLRSIYRKVGVQNRRELQRAAQPWFRGAARS; encoded by the coding sequence GTGACGAACGACCACGACGACCACGACCTCGACCGCCTCGTCGCCGCCGAGGACTGGGCGGGCGTGGTGGCCGCGCTCGACACCCGCTGGTCGGCTCTCCTGGCGAACGAGCCGCAGCTGCTCCGCCGCACCATCACCGCGCTGCCGGCCGAGGTGCTGGCCGGGCATCCGCGCTGGGCGCACGCCATCGAGTACGTCAACCGCTTCGTCGAGAACGACGCCCCGAAGTCCACCCGCTTCCGTGGCACCGCCGCCGCTCCCCCGCCGCGCACCCTGCTCGACCTGCTCGCCCAGCTGACCGCCCGTGCCGCCGCCGGCCGGGCCAACGGGCGTCTCGCCGACGCCGTCGCCGCCGTGCGCGAGGCCAGGGCCGCGGTCGACGAGGCGACCCCCGTGGCACGCGAGCAGCTGGTGCAGGCGCTGCCCGAGTTGGAGTTCCAGTGGGCGATGGTCTGGGAGTACTCCGGCGACCTCGACGCCGCGGTGCGGGAGTACGGCGAGTGCTTCGACCACGCCGTGCTGATCGACCATGTCGTCATGCAGGCCAGGGCAGCCGGCAGCCTCGCCTGGCTGCACGCCCTGGCGGGCCGCAACGTGCAGGCGCGCAACCGCCTGGCCGGGCTCCCCGACGCCGACGGCGAGTGGTGGCAGACGCGGGCCTCGATCTCGGCGGTCTTCGCGCAGACCCTGCTGCTGATCGACGAGCTGCGCGTCGACGCGGCCGCCCGCACCCTCGCCGCGGCCGACCTCGCGGGCGTCACCGAGCGCTGGCCGGCCCAGAAGCTCCTCGCGGCCCTGCTCGTCCGCGACGCCGGCTCGGCCCTCGCGGTGCTCAGCCAGATCGACGCCACCGCCGCCGGCCAGCCCGAGGCGGTGCGGAGCGCCGGCGAGTCGACCGGGTTCGTGGCGCTCGCCCGCGCGCTGCTGTTCGCGGCGCTCGGCGACCGGGCCGAGGCCCGCGCGGCGGTGGCCGGACTCGGCGCCGACGAGCGTTCCCCCCTGGGGCGCATCGCCCTGATGATGGAGGCGGCTGCTGCCGCCGAGGCCGGTGACTTCGGGGCCGCCGGTCGCCGCGCCGCCCCGCTGATCGCCGCCGCCACCGCGGAGCCCCGGGTGCTGGTGTCGGCGTTCGCCCTCACCGCGGCGGCCCAGCGGCACGACGCCGCGACGACGCCGTCGACCGCCACCGCGACCTTCGCCCTCGCGCTCGAGCTCGCCCGCACCCACGGCCTGCTGCGGTCGTTGCTCGTGCTGCCGCGGGGTGAGCTGGCGGCGCTGATCGCGGCCTCGCCGGCCGGGGCGGTTCCGGATGCACTGGCCGAGCGTCTCCTCACCGCCGCTCGCGACCCCGACCCCGACCCCTTCGCGACCCTGACACCGCGCGAGAAGGCGGTGCTGGCGGCGGTGCTCGAGGGGCAGAGCACGGCCTCGGTCGCCGACGCTCTCTTCGTATCGCCCAACACCGTCAAGACGCAGCTGCGGAGCATCTACCGCAAGGTGGGCGTGCAGAACCGGCGCGAGCTGCAGCGCGCGGCGCAGCCCTGGTTCAGGGGCGCAGCGCGTTCGTGA
- a CDS encoding TetR/AcrR family transcriptional regulator, producing the protein MSENSWGKSAAGRGKVPKDEVRTALLQTAMGLVQTNGLTVGFEHLLMDDLIKEAGVPRSAVYKIWETKEAFFEDLLSEVANQVSPGRADEESLVATWEYLGFRADELRTPEGRRRIFLDVVSLAAEQNFEAVTSSVQWRTYVALASTALSYPSAVRDRVIESLRNSELAFLDQMEVFYRNIVPAVGYRLRPDLNDDYRPLVVASSAVIEGLGISRAIIPDLVEARYNIENEGRSAEVSLAAISYHAITSSFIVPDPNYDAEAAIARLSGGIDEIPMVQPRSRGIDD; encoded by the coding sequence ATGTCAGAGAACAGCTGGGGGAAGTCCGCGGCGGGCCGCGGAAAGGTGCCCAAGGACGAGGTGCGCACCGCCCTGCTGCAGACCGCGATGGGCCTCGTGCAGACGAACGGCCTCACGGTGGGCTTCGAGCACCTCCTGATGGACGACCTGATCAAAGAGGCCGGTGTTCCCCGGAGCGCCGTCTACAAGATATGGGAGACCAAGGAGGCCTTCTTCGAAGACCTGCTCAGCGAGGTCGCCAACCAGGTCTCCCCCGGCCGTGCCGACGAGGAGTCGCTCGTCGCCACCTGGGAGTACCTCGGCTTCCGCGCCGACGAGCTGCGCACCCCCGAGGGCCGCCGCCGCATCTTCCTCGACGTCGTGAGCCTCGCGGCCGAGCAGAACTTCGAGGCCGTCACCTCGTCGGTGCAGTGGCGCACCTACGTGGCCCTGGCCTCCACGGCGCTCTCCTACCCCTCCGCCGTGCGCGACCGGGTGATCGAGTCGCTCCGCAACAGCGAACTGGCCTTCCTCGACCAGATGGAGGTGTTCTACCGCAACATCGTGCCCGCGGTCGGCTACCGCCTCCGTCCCGATCTGAACGACGACTACCGCCCCCTGGTCGTCGCCTCCTCGGCGGTCATCGAGGGTCTCGGCATCTCGCGCGCGATCATCCCCGACCTCGTCGAGGCCCGCTACAACATCGAGAACGAGGGCCGCTCGGCCGAGGTGTCGCTCGCGGCCATCTCGTACCACGCCATCACCTCGTCGTTCATCGTGCCCGACCCGAACTACGACGCCGAGGCGGCCATCGCCCGGCTCTCGGGCGGCATCGACGAGATCCCGATGGTGCAGCCGCGCAGCCGCGGCATCGACGACTAG
- a CDS encoding metallophosphoesterase has protein sequence MTALPRAAATALGVVAAAGAGALAYGSLIERNRFTLRTATVEVLPAGADDIRVLHLSDLHMAPWQTHKQEWVRELARLKPDLVVDTGDNLGHRDGLSGIRSALAVFADVPGVYVNGSNDYFGPSPKNPLRYFTGPSKHAHSSERLDTAALEGFFDSLGWKNLNNRAVTTEVNGTIIDFFGVDDPHRRFDKLERIPGALDELRENDDRGPRVSIGVAHAPYQYVLNSFVTHGAEVIFAGHTHGGQVCVPGFGALVTNCDIPRDQVKGLSLWRHGFHSAHLNVSAGLGTSIYAPVRFACPPEATLLTLTARAR, from the coding sequence GTGACCGCTCTACCGCGGGCCGCCGCGACCGCCCTCGGCGTGGTCGCGGCGGCCGGCGCCGGAGCCCTCGCGTACGGTTCGCTGATCGAACGCAACCGGTTCACGCTGCGCACGGCGACCGTCGAGGTGCTGCCTGCGGGCGCCGACGACATCCGCGTGCTGCACCTCTCCGACCTGCACATGGCGCCGTGGCAGACGCACAAGCAGGAGTGGGTGCGCGAACTCGCCCGGCTGAAGCCCGACCTGGTCGTCGACACGGGCGACAACCTCGGTCACCGGGACGGGCTGTCGGGCATCCGCTCGGCTCTGGCGGTGTTCGCGGATGTGCCCGGCGTCTACGTGAACGGTTCGAACGACTACTTCGGCCCCTCGCCGAAGAACCCGCTCCGGTACTTCACGGGTCCGTCGAAGCACGCCCACTCCTCGGAGCGGCTCGACACGGCCGCGCTCGAGGGCTTCTTCGACTCGCTCGGCTGGAAGAACCTCAACAACCGGGCCGTCACCACCGAGGTGAACGGCACGATCATCGACTTCTTCGGCGTCGACGACCCGCATCGCCGCTTCGACAAGCTCGAGCGCATCCCCGGAGCTCTCGACGAGCTGCGGGAGAACGACGACCGGGGCCCGCGCGTCTCGATCGGCGTCGCGCACGCGCCGTACCAGTACGTGCTCAACTCGTTCGTCACCCACGGTGCCGAGGTGATCTTCGCCGGCCACACGCACGGCGGCCAGGTCTGCGTGCCCGGGTTCGGCGCGCTGGTGACGAACTGCGACATCCCCCGCGATCAGGTGAAGGGGCTGAGCCTGTGGCGGCATGGGTTCCACTCGGCCCACCTGAACGTCTCGGCGGGGCTCGGCACCTCGATCTACGCGCCGGTGCGGTTCGCCTGCCCTCCCGAGGCCACCCTGCTGACGCTGACGGCCCGCGCACGCTGA
- a CDS encoding thymidine kinase, which produces MAKLYFRFGAMNSGKSTAMLQAAYNYEERGQQVLIAKPAVDTKGDLQIVSRLGVTRDADFLIAPDTEVRVEFQSRRDEVVRETGVDVSCLLVDEAQFLTPGQVDDLLRIAILDGVPVLAYGIRSDFQTEGFPGSIRLLEVAHSLEELKTICRCGRKAIFNARAIGGRYVFDGAQVAIDGEDVTYESLCGACYLEESHGRLGHH; this is translated from the coding sequence GTGGCGAAACTGTATTTCCGGTTCGGGGCGATGAACAGCGGCAAGAGCACCGCGATGCTGCAGGCCGCCTACAACTACGAGGAGCGCGGTCAGCAGGTGCTGATCGCGAAGCCCGCCGTCGACACCAAGGGCGATCTGCAGATCGTCTCGCGCCTCGGCGTCACGCGCGACGCCGACTTCCTGATCGCGCCCGACACCGAGGTGCGGGTCGAGTTCCAGAGCCGCCGCGACGAGGTCGTGCGCGAGACCGGCGTCGACGTGAGCTGCCTGCTGGTCGACGAGGCGCAGTTCCTCACCCCCGGCCAGGTCGACGACCTGCTTCGCATCGCCATCCTCGACGGGGTGCCGGTGCTGGCGTACGGCATCCGCAGCGATTTCCAGACGGAGGGGTTCCCGGGGAGCATCCGTCTGCTCGAGGTGGCGCACAGCCTGGAGGAGCTGAAGACCATCTGCCGCTGCGGGCGCAAGGCCATCTTCAATGCGCGAGCGATCGGCGGGCGCTACGTGTTCGACGGGGCGCAGGTGGCGATCGACGGTGAGGACGTCACCTACGAGTCGCTCTGCGGGGCGTGCTACCTCGAGGAGTCGCACGGGCGGCTCGGGCACCACTGA
- a CDS encoding ThiF family adenylyltransferase, which yields MRSLGDPEFSRNYGFWSEAEQQALTESRIAIAGVGGVGFQVGTKLARMGVGSFSIADPEVFERANANRVPGASALSYGRGKAEVFREEVLAVNPSAVVDVYGEGVTPSNAAEFLAGADLVFDESETTQPEIGTAIARQARTQGIADLLVVNVGFSSMATAFAPSGRFTFERYMGLPEGAPLDEIAQMSVDFSRFLPYVPPYSDLRGLVAVATAGPDGTKPSLPSIAPGVDLASALGSTQAFLHLMHRKGLGQRRRRPIWAPRVAVLDAYTVTGRIIRASKATHLRHLLVAAARDRAGRNPRGSYTHEDISRRARLDDAAG from the coding sequence ATGAGATCGCTGGGCGACCCCGAGTTCTCGCGCAACTACGGCTTCTGGAGCGAAGCGGAGCAGCAGGCGCTGACTGAGTCGCGGATCGCGATCGCCGGGGTCGGCGGGGTGGGCTTCCAGGTCGGCACGAAGCTCGCCCGCATGGGGGTGGGCAGCTTCAGCATCGCCGACCCCGAGGTGTTCGAGCGCGCCAACGCCAACCGCGTGCCGGGGGCGAGTGCGCTGAGCTACGGTCGCGGCAAGGCGGAGGTCTTCCGCGAGGAGGTGCTGGCCGTCAATCCGTCGGCGGTGGTCGACGTCTACGGCGAGGGAGTCACGCCCTCGAACGCGGCGGAGTTCCTGGCGGGCGCCGACCTCGTCTTCGACGAGTCCGAGACGACGCAGCCCGAGATCGGCACGGCCATCGCGCGGCAGGCGCGGACGCAGGGGATCGCCGACCTGCTCGTGGTGAACGTCGGCTTCTCGTCGATGGCGACGGCGTTCGCGCCCTCCGGCCGGTTCACCTTCGAGCGCTACATGGGGCTGCCCGAGGGCGCCCCGCTCGACGAGATCGCGCAGATGTCGGTCGACTTCTCGCGCTTCCTGCCGTACGTGCCCCCGTACAGCGACCTGAGGGGCCTCGTCGCTGTCGCCACAGCCGGCCCCGACGGCACGAAGCCGTCCCTGCCGTCCATCGCTCCCGGTGTCGACCTCGCCAGCGCGCTGGGGAGCACGCAGGCGTTCCTGCACCTGATGCACCGCAAGGGGCTCGGGCAGCGCCGTCGCCGGCCGATCTGGGCGCCGCGGGTGGCCGTGCTCGATGCGTACACGGTGACCGGCCGCATCATCCGTGCATCGAAAGCGACCCACCTGCGGCACCTGCTCGTCGCGGCGGCGCGCGACCGGGCCGGGCGCAACCCGCGCGGGTCCTACACGCACGAGGACATCTCGCGGCGGGCCCGTCTCGATGACGCCGCGGGATGA
- a CDS encoding Rv2578c family radical SAM protein, translated as MRWTGQALSSEAPAALPGLARLSNLVRSVQTPEFAGITFHEVLAKSALNHVPGTSKSLPFAWTVNPYRGCSHACVYCFARPTHGYLDLDAGDDFDRQIIVKVNVGEVLAKELGKKSWCHHPVALGTNTDPYQRAEGRYALMPSIIRSLAESGTPFSILTKGSLMRRDLDLIADASRVVPVSLAMSIAIYDDELQQSMEPGTPSTKARLATVTAVREKGLDCQVFLMPVLPFLTDTVEHLEHAVSLAAQAGASSVVYSALCLKPGVREWYTGWLQREHPELIAPYAKLYSRGSYAPKEYRDWLADRIRPIVRRHGVGSGRLSRATGGVLPPGADDGVLQWGSFGAGAQSDGQVDGAAAPALLPAGQPTLF; from the coding sequence ATGCGCTGGACAGGTCAGGCCCTCTCATCCGAAGCGCCGGCCGCCCTGCCCGGGCTCGCCCGGCTGAGCAACCTCGTGCGCTCGGTGCAGACACCCGAGTTCGCGGGCATCACCTTCCATGAGGTGCTCGCCAAGAGCGCGCTGAATCACGTGCCCGGTACGAGCAAGTCCCTTCCGTTCGCGTGGACGGTGAACCCCTATCGCGGCTGTTCGCACGCCTGCGTGTACTGCTTCGCCCGCCCCACCCACGGCTACCTCGACCTCGACGCCGGTGACGACTTCGACCGGCAGATCATCGTGAAGGTCAACGTGGGCGAGGTGCTCGCCAAGGAGCTGGGCAAGAAGTCGTGGTGCCACCACCCGGTCGCCCTCGGCACCAACACCGATCCCTACCAGCGGGCCGAGGGGCGCTACGCGCTGATGCCGTCGATCATCCGGTCGCTCGCCGAGTCGGGCACCCCGTTCTCCATCCTCACCAAGGGCTCGTTGATGCGGCGCGACCTCGACCTCATCGCCGACGCGTCCCGGGTCGTGCCGGTCAGCCTCGCCATGTCGATCGCGATCTACGACGACGAGCTGCAGCAGTCCATGGAGCCGGGCACCCCGAGCACCAAGGCGCGGCTCGCCACGGTCACCGCCGTGCGCGAGAAGGGGCTCGACTGCCAGGTCTTCCTGATGCCCGTGCTGCCCTTCCTCACCGATACCGTCGAGCACCTCGAGCACGCCGTGTCGCTCGCCGCCCAGGCGGGCGCCTCGAGCGTCGTGTACTCGGCGCTCTGCCTCAAGCCCGGCGTGCGGGAGTGGTACACCGGGTGGCTGCAGCGGGAGCATCCGGAGCTCATCGCCCCCTACGCGAAGCTCTACTCCCGCGGGAGCTACGCGCCGAAGGAGTACCGCGACTGGCTGGCCGACCGCATCCGGCCGATCGTGCGGCGGCACGGCGTCGGCAGCGGGCGGCTGTCACGGGCCACGGGCGGGGTGCTGCCGCCGGGGGCGGACGACGGAGTGCTGCAATGGGGGAGCTTCGGCGCGGGTGCGCAGTCGGACGGGCAGGTCGACGGGGCCGCGGCGCCGGCGCTGCTGCCGGCGGGGCAGCCGACGCTGTTCTGA